A DNA window from Polynucleobacter sp. AP-Titi-500A-B4 contains the following coding sequences:
- a CDS encoding cation-translocating P-type ATPase, whose amino-acid sequence MSSQNDSNSFIFTLDIGGMTCASCVGRVEKALNRIPGVEAATVNLATEQAKVRLKANSETSIDSVIALVQKTGYEAKLSAPHGNTQVNQSHSFWGSDGLGRVLLSFALSAPLFLPMLLMPFGIHWALSPKWQVILATPVQFILGWRFYKAGFKSLMAGTGNMDLLVALGTSAAYGLSIYQMMASPHASHELYFEGSAVIICMVLLGKWLEARAKQQTSEAIRALQKLWPEKAKVLDPSVVIGEGAFFKQFRELPLEQVFPKDRILVLPGERIPVDGVIVFGNSHIDESLLTGESEPVKKLLGAKVIGGSLNGEGALVIDTQAVGVESVLSQIITLVEDAQTQKAPIQKLVDRVSAIFVPSVIVIAALTGVANWIYLDSASIAILRAVSVLVIACPCALGLATPAAIMAGTGVAARFGILIKDPQVLELAHRLNIVAFDKTGTLTIGKPRVLAFIPLTNTSTESALLATAAGLQMGSEHPLAKALLDAAKNAGVNPIPPSESQALAGIGITGKPSSGPWAGQSLALQSIASFTSNAHSAEILSNAQALLDAGNTVSVLMDQAPQSGPLAIIAFGDELKPNAKEAIYSLHQLHIRTVMLSGDNSAAANRVGQSIGIDEVFGQIMPSNKADIIRTLQASDKDGGRQYVAMVGDGINDAPALATADVGMAMSTGTDVAMQAAGITLMRGDPGLVADAIDISKRTWKKIQQNLFWAFAFNSTGIPLAALGYLSPMLAGSAMALSSFCVLSNALLLKRWRPARR is encoded by the coding sequence ATGAGTAGCCAAAACGACTCAAATTCATTCATTTTTACCCTTGATATTGGTGGGATGACCTGCGCATCTTGCGTGGGAAGGGTTGAGAAGGCGCTTAACCGGATACCTGGGGTAGAAGCTGCCACCGTTAATTTAGCAACCGAGCAAGCCAAGGTCCGCCTCAAAGCAAATTCTGAGACTTCGATTGACAGTGTCATCGCCCTGGTCCAGAAAACGGGTTACGAGGCAAAACTGAGCGCCCCCCATGGAAATACCCAAGTAAATCAGTCGCACTCTTTTTGGGGATCCGATGGGCTTGGTCGAGTCTTACTCAGTTTTGCGCTATCTGCCCCACTCTTCTTGCCAATGTTGCTAATGCCATTTGGAATTCATTGGGCTCTGTCGCCAAAGTGGCAAGTCATTCTTGCAACTCCCGTTCAATTCATTTTGGGGTGGCGTTTCTACAAGGCTGGATTCAAATCATTAATGGCTGGCACAGGCAATATGGATTTATTGGTCGCGCTTGGCACTAGTGCTGCATACGGTTTAAGTATTTACCAAATGATGGCATCACCGCATGCAAGTCACGAACTATATTTCGAAGGATCTGCCGTCATCATTTGCATGGTACTACTGGGTAAATGGTTAGAAGCGCGAGCAAAACAACAGACCAGTGAAGCGATTCGCGCCTTGCAAAAACTCTGGCCAGAAAAAGCCAAGGTTTTAGATCCCAGTGTTGTGATTGGCGAAGGTGCCTTCTTCAAGCAATTTCGCGAACTACCCTTAGAACAAGTATTCCCCAAGGATCGGATCCTGGTTTTGCCTGGTGAGCGCATTCCAGTAGATGGCGTAATTGTCTTTGGCAATAGTCACATCGATGAATCACTACTCACCGGCGAGAGTGAGCCTGTTAAGAAACTATTGGGTGCGAAAGTAATTGGGGGATCCTTGAATGGCGAAGGTGCGCTAGTGATTGATACTCAAGCCGTAGGGGTGGAAAGCGTTTTATCCCAAATCATTACCCTAGTTGAAGATGCGCAAACCCAGAAAGCACCGATTCAAAAATTGGTAGATCGGGTAAGTGCGATTTTCGTTCCGAGTGTCATCGTGATTGCAGCACTTACCGGAGTAGCGAACTGGATTTATTTAGATTCCGCTTCGATAGCTATCTTACGCGCGGTATCTGTATTAGTAATTGCCTGTCCCTGCGCATTAGGTTTAGCAACGCCCGCAGCAATCATGGCAGGCACAGGGGTAGCAGCACGCTTTGGTATCTTAATTAAAGACCCCCAAGTATTAGAGCTTGCCCATCGACTTAATATTGTGGCCTTTGATAAAACTGGCACCCTCACTATTGGAAAACCCAGAGTACTTGCGTTTATTCCACTCACCAATACATCTACAGAAAGCGCGCTTCTTGCTACCGCCGCAGGATTACAAATGGGCAGTGAGCATCCATTGGCAAAAGCACTGTTAGATGCCGCCAAAAATGCGGGTGTTAATCCAATACCACCATCTGAGAGTCAAGCCTTGGCTGGCATTGGCATCACTGGCAAGCCGAGCTCAGGGCCTTGGGCAGGTCAAAGCCTTGCCCTACAAAGCATTGCATCATTCACCAGCAATGCGCACTCGGCAGAAATACTCAGTAACGCACAAGCACTGTTAGATGCAGGTAATACTGTTTCGGTATTGATGGATCAAGCACCCCAGTCAGGACCACTTGCCATCATCGCATTTGGCGATGAACTCAAACCCAATGCAAAAGAAGCGATTTATTCTTTGCATCAATTGCACATCCGCACAGTGATGCTCTCGGGTGATAACTCTGCCGCCGCTAATCGTGTCGGGCAATCGATCGGCATTGATGAGGTGTTTGGACAAATCATGCCAAGCAACAAGGCAGATATTATTCGCACACTTCAAGCCTCCGATAAAGATGGTGGTCGTCAATATGTTGCAATGGTAGGTGATGGCATTAATGATGCACCAGCACTAGCAACGGCAGATGTTGGCATGGCGATGTCTACCGGCACCGATGTCGCAATGCAAGCGGCTGGTATCACTCTCATGCGCGGGGATCCAGGCTTAGTAGCAGATGCCATTGATATTTCCAAAAGAACCTGGAAGAAAATTCAGCAGAACTTATTCTGGGCTTTTGCATTTAATTCCACCGGCATTCCGCTCGCCGCGCTAGGCTACCTCTCGCCTATGCTTGCTGGCAGCGCTATGGCTTTATCCAGCTTTTGCGTTCTCAGCAACGCCCTCTTATTAAAACGTTGGCGTCCTGCTCGCCGCTAA
- a CDS encoding heavy-metal-associated domain-containing protein → MLSLKVSGMTCGGCINAVTRAIQGEDPAAKVQADLATQTVTLETTLSQVQASQLITDAGFPVVQ, encoded by the coding sequence ATGTTGAGTCTCAAAGTATCCGGAATGACCTGTGGAGGCTGCATTAATGCTGTGACCCGAGCTATTCAGGGCGAAGATCCAGCGGCAAAAGTTCAGGCAGATTTGGCAACCCAGACCGTCACTCTCGAAACCACCTTATCCCAAGTCCAGGCAAGCCAGCTTATAACAGATGCTGGTTTTCCAGTTGTTCAATAG
- a CDS encoding DUF47 domain-containing protein, translating to MFFSKLMPHDGNFFELFNEHAGHIVAASESFLKFVEHYSDEALRAKYTQEVDKAEHACDDVVKEVHRRLHKTFITPIDRDQIFSLINTMDDVADLLQNGTEAMHLYDVKQMTPEMLQMAELCNQCCIGMRNAVATLKDISDPEVAKAALKTCDEIDYLESGADRLLSTAITRLFREDIEVRELIKCQRIYELLEEVTDKCEDVANLVEGIVLENS from the coding sequence ATGTTCTTCAGTAAGTTAATGCCTCACGATGGTAATTTCTTTGAATTGTTCAATGAGCATGCCGGACATATCGTTGCCGCTTCAGAATCTTTTTTGAAGTTCGTTGAGCACTATAGCGATGAAGCCTTGCGCGCAAAATATACGCAAGAAGTAGACAAGGCAGAGCATGCCTGTGATGACGTGGTGAAAGAAGTTCATCGCCGTCTCCATAAAACATTTATCACCCCAATCGATCGCGATCAAATTTTCTCACTCATCAATACAATGGATGACGTTGCAGATCTGTTGCAAAACGGTACTGAAGCGATGCATTTGTACGATGTAAAACAGATGACCCCTGAAATGCTGCAGATGGCAGAGTTATGCAATCAGTGCTGCATCGGTATGAGAAATGCAGTAGCAACCCTGAAAGACATCTCTGATCCAGAGGTGGCTAAGGCAGCGCTCAAGACTTGTGATGAGATTGATTATCTTGAATCTGGTGCTGACCGCCTGTTATCGACTGCGATTACTAGATTATTCCGTGAAGACATCGAAGTACGTGAACTGATTAAGTGTCAGCGTATTTATGAGTTGCTCGAGGAAGTTACCGACAAATGTGAAGACGTTGCCAATTTGGTTGAAGGCATCGTTCTTGAAAACTCTTAA
- a CDS encoding anion permease has translation MNGFHDAANSIATVVSTGVLKPHQAVVFAAFFNFLAIFIFHLSVAATVGKGIVHPAAVDLHVIFGALTGAIVWNVITWYYGIPSSSSHALIGGLVGAALPKAGFDGLVWSGIIKTVSFILISPLVGFLLGSLMMLLVAWVCKNANLAKTDRWFRRLQLVSASAYSLGHGGNDAQKTIGIIWLLLIITGYAEAGAKMPPTWTIISCYIAIAIGTMFGGWRIVKTMGQKLTKLKPVGGFCAETGGAITLFAATAIGIPVSTTHTITGAIVGVGSTQRASAVRWGVAGNIIWAWIFTIPATALMSMIVYYLSLMIF, from the coding sequence ATGAATGGATTTCATGATGCTGCGAACTCTATCGCCACGGTGGTATCAACAGGTGTTCTAAAGCCACATCAAGCAGTGGTCTTCGCCGCATTCTTTAACTTCCTAGCTATCTTCATCTTTCATCTAAGTGTTGCGGCAACGGTGGGCAAAGGTATTGTTCATCCTGCCGCAGTAGATTTACATGTGATTTTTGGCGCCTTAACTGGGGCAATCGTATGGAATGTCATTACTTGGTATTACGGTATTCCATCTAGCTCTTCACATGCTTTGATTGGCGGCCTCGTGGGGGCCGCCCTTCCTAAAGCAGGATTTGATGGCCTAGTTTGGTCCGGCATTATTAAGACGGTCTCCTTTATTTTGATTTCTCCGTTAGTTGGCTTCCTGCTTGGTTCACTCATGATGCTCTTAGTGGCCTGGGTTTGTAAGAATGCCAATCTTGCCAAAACTGATCGTTGGTTCCGTCGCTTGCAGTTGGTATCCGCTAGCGCATACAGCCTAGGTCATGGTGGTAACGATGCCCAAAAAACCATTGGCATTATTTGGTTGCTCTTGATCATTACGGGTTACGCTGAAGCTGGCGCAAAAATGCCACCAACTTGGACCATTATTAGCTGCTATATCGCCATTGCAATTGGCACGATGTTTGGTGGTTGGCGTATTGTCAAAACCATGGGACAAAAGCTCACTAAGCTTAAGCCTGTAGGTGGCTTCTGTGCAGAAACGGGCGGAGCGATTACTTTATTTGCTGCAACCGCCATCGGCATTCCGGTATCTACTACCCACACAATTACTGGGGCTATTGTTGGCGTAGGCTCTACGCAAAGAGCTAGCGCAGTACGCTGGGGTGTTGCCGGAAATATTATATGGGCATGGATTTTCACGATTCCAGCGACTGCCTTGATGTCAATGATTGTTTATTACTTAAGCCTAATGATCTTCTAA
- the apbC gene encoding iron-sulfur cluster carrier protein ApbC — MSVTVEAVQGALKSLIDPNTKVDFVTAKNVKNLKVEDGDIVLDIVLGYPAKSQFDSIRKAVINALRELPGVKNVSVNVSSQIVAHAVQRGVKLLPGVKNIIAVASGKGGVGKSTTAVNLALALAAEGAQVGILDADIYGPSQPMMLGITGRPDSIEENTIEPMEGHGLQASSIGFLIEEDAPMVWRGPMVTSALEQLLRQTRWRDLDYLIVDMPPGTGDIQLTLSQKVPVTGSVIVTTPQDIALLDARKGLKMFEKVGVPIIGIIENMSTYVCPSCGHEEHVFGSGGGEKMCKEYGVEFLGALPLNLSIREQADAGRPTVVADPDGAISAIYKTIARQVAIRVATLAKDMSSKFPNIVIQNT, encoded by the coding sequence GTGTCAGTAACTGTAGAGGCTGTTCAAGGCGCACTAAAAAGCTTAATTGACCCTAATACGAAGGTCGATTTTGTAACAGCTAAAAACGTAAAAAATCTCAAAGTAGAAGATGGCGACATAGTATTAGATATTGTTTTGGGCTATCCCGCCAAAAGTCAATTTGACTCGATTCGTAAAGCAGTGATCAACGCTTTGCGTGAGTTACCTGGCGTTAAAAATGTCAGCGTCAATGTCAGTAGTCAAATTGTTGCCCATGCTGTTCAGCGTGGTGTCAAGTTGCTGCCTGGTGTTAAAAATATTATTGCCGTTGCTAGTGGCAAGGGCGGTGTTGGTAAATCAACTACCGCGGTGAACTTGGCATTGGCGCTTGCGGCTGAGGGTGCACAAGTTGGCATATTAGATGCAGATATTTACGGTCCAAGTCAACCGATGATGTTGGGTATTACAGGTCGACCAGACTCGATTGAAGAAAACACGATTGAACCAATGGAGGGTCACGGCCTGCAAGCGAGCTCTATTGGTTTTCTGATTGAAGAGGATGCGCCTATGGTGTGGCGTGGTCCGATGGTCACTTCTGCATTAGAGCAGTTGTTACGCCAAACCCGCTGGCGCGACTTGGATTACTTAATAGTAGATATGCCTCCAGGTACTGGAGACATTCAGTTGACCTTATCGCAAAAGGTTCCTGTCACAGGTTCTGTGATTGTGACGACCCCGCAAGATATTGCCTTGCTCGATGCTCGTAAAGGCCTCAAGATGTTTGAAAAGGTGGGCGTTCCGATCATCGGCATTATTGAAAACATGAGCACTTATGTTTGTCCAAGCTGTGGACATGAAGAGCATGTGTTTGGCTCTGGCGGTGGTGAGAAGATGTGCAAAGAGTATGGCGTCGAATTTTTGGGCGCCTTACCTTTAAATCTTTCGATTCGTGAGCAGGCTGATGCTGGCCGTCCAACAGTCGTAGCTGATCCTGATGGCGCTATTAGCGCAATCTATAAAACTATTGCTCGGCAGGTTGCAATTCGGGTAGCCACGCTTGCAAAAGATATGAGCAGTAAATTTCCGAATATTGTGATTCAGAACACTTAA
- a CDS encoding DUF3305 domain-containing protein, producing MRKQNMDNPWVSYRWVPQEVLPDFGQLNNHSSNAISGQFLGRDPEGESWLFTGFDLNLFPDEAEGYYLNVSATTPCWFVMWRLEDDIDRYIDAQSLEMAKAEPNIAVPHRICVSYNEAARLLDGGESVDTIPMSEEHASWLQEYVNENYRPEPKKRHKPASFKGAERSAEE from the coding sequence ATGCGTAAACAAAATATGGATAACCCATGGGTCTCCTACCGCTGGGTTCCTCAGGAGGTGCTGCCTGATTTTGGGCAGCTCAATAACCATTCGAGTAATGCAATCTCAGGCCAGTTCTTGGGGCGCGATCCCGAGGGAGAATCTTGGTTATTTACTGGCTTTGACTTAAATCTTTTTCCTGATGAGGCGGAAGGCTATTACCTCAATGTCTCAGCAACTACACCGTGCTGGTTTGTGATGTGGCGTTTAGAAGATGATATTGATCGCTATATAGATGCGCAGTCACTTGAGATGGCTAAAGCTGAACCGAATATTGCCGTTCCCCATCGTATCTGCGTGAGTTATAACGAGGCCGCTCGTTTACTGGATGGCGGAGAGTCTGTTGATACGATTCCTATGAGCGAGGAACATGCCTCTTGGTTGCAAGAATATGTCAATGAAAACTATCGGCCCGAGCCAAAGAAGCGTCATAAGCCAGCATCCTTTAAAGGCGCTGAGCGTTCTGCGGAGGAATGA
- a CDS encoding DUF3306 domain-containing protein, translating into MMADGFLSRWSRRKAGKQDETEEQLKEVAQPPAQTNSEIKAPDTEAPPPATLEDVEKIDRFAPDFSAFMKPDVDPTVQQAALKKMFTDPHFNVMDGLDIYIDDYSKPDPLPPGMLERMVQSDMLGLFKKTGEEVDKAKEQTTSSAVIPEPDTQALEAPTQSDLTSTQSQAQQKLANLDEMPIESEKKKT; encoded by the coding sequence ATGATGGCAGATGGATTTTTAAGTCGTTGGTCTCGCCGTAAGGCTGGCAAACAAGATGAGACAGAAGAGCAGTTAAAAGAAGTTGCTCAGCCACCAGCTCAGACTAATAGCGAAATCAAAGCACCCGATACTGAGGCACCACCGCCAGCGACATTAGAGGATGTGGAAAAGATTGATCGCTTTGCCCCGGATTTTTCTGCGTTCATGAAGCCTGACGTGGATCCTACAGTTCAGCAGGCCGCGCTCAAGAAAATGTTTACCGACCCGCACTTTAATGTGATGGATGGTCTTGATATTTATATTGACGACTATTCCAAGCCAGACCCATTGCCGCCTGGCATGCTGGAAAGAATGGTGCAGAGTGATATGTTGGGTCTTTTCAAAAAGACTGGCGAGGAGGTCGACAAGGCGAAAGAGCAAACCACAAGCTCTGCAGTTATTCCCGAGCCGGATACACAGGCTTTAGAGGCTCCAACGCAAAGTGATTTAACATCCACTCAATCCCAAGCCCAGCAAAAGTTGGCCAACTTGGATGAAATGCCGATAGAGTCCGAAAAGAAAAAAACCTAA
- a CDS encoding 4Fe-4S binding protein, whose protein sequence is MSQKLVCNCNGTMPLDSKALGVPVHHSLCRQEVGTFLKALDSSDSLVIACTQEGALFSELAEQSEKPLVAPLRFVNIREVAGWTQEAKLSGPKIAALLALADMPEAEPVPVVNYESQGRALIVGPGSQAIPWAEKISSSLDVSVLCTEPSALPLTRNYPIYSGSVTKLDGYLGNFSVDWDLQNPIDPEMCTRCGACVEVCPENAIDLSFQIDLDKCKSHRACVTACASIGAIAFERTERKRNAEFDLVLDLRVEPKMRMSQTPQGYFAPGKDPLEQALVVNQLLEMVGEFEKPKYFVYNEKVCAHGRNGKVGCSACIDVCSTGAIGSLFKNGQGTVEVNPNLCMGCGACSTVCPSGAMRYNYPSIPHQGKELKTLATVFNAEAKKLNQSLAPSLLLHTLKAGTHMIDGLGRSAHVMPKQYEGLPSFVVPYGIEHIASTGLELWLGALTYGFAEVILLLSGDEDPAYRAALEEQAQLANAILKAFGFDDRIQLVMANSADELQVVSQAMGALRQRGALNAICTPASYGLSNQKRETLEAALEHLQKQAKTPLPEVGVALPKNSLLGGLAINKDACTLCMSCVGSCPEGALLDNPDEPILSFIEKQCVQCGICAQTCPEHALTLEPRLLTVEQRKQKVALNQTQAFHCISCGKPFGTAKMVDLMLTKLGAHGAFAGAAMDRLKMCGDCRVVDMVKKET, encoded by the coding sequence ATGAGTCAAAAATTAGTCTGTAACTGTAATGGCACGATGCCTTTGGATTCAAAGGCATTGGGTGTTCCAGTTCACCATTCCTTATGCCGTCAAGAAGTTGGAACTTTTCTAAAAGCGTTAGATAGCTCTGACTCGCTCGTGATTGCTTGCACGCAAGAGGGCGCTCTATTTTCTGAATTGGCCGAACAATCTGAAAAGCCGCTTGTAGCGCCACTGCGCTTTGTCAATATTCGTGAAGTAGCGGGTTGGACGCAAGAAGCAAAACTATCAGGACCAAAGATTGCAGCGTTGTTGGCGTTGGCAGATATGCCTGAAGCTGAGCCTGTTCCAGTTGTTAATTACGAAAGTCAGGGGCGAGCATTAATAGTGGGCCCTGGATCACAAGCAATACCTTGGGCGGAAAAGATTTCTAGCTCATTGGATGTTTCGGTTCTCTGTACTGAGCCTAGCGCATTACCATTAACTCGGAATTACCCAATTTATAGTGGTTCAGTAACAAAGCTCGATGGTTATTTGGGCAACTTCTCGGTAGATTGGGATTTGCAAAATCCGATTGATCCCGAGATGTGTACCCGCTGCGGCGCTTGCGTAGAAGTTTGTCCTGAAAATGCGATTGATCTCTCATTTCAAATTGATTTAGATAAGTGCAAATCCCACCGTGCTTGTGTGACGGCCTGTGCGAGTATCGGCGCCATTGCTTTTGAGCGAACAGAGCGTAAGCGCAATGCTGAATTTGATTTAGTTTTAGATTTACGCGTTGAACCAAAAATGCGGATGAGCCAAACACCACAAGGTTACTTTGCGCCAGGCAAAGATCCTCTGGAGCAGGCCTTAGTAGTAAATCAGTTGCTGGAGATGGTGGGTGAGTTTGAGAAGCCCAAGTATTTTGTCTATAACGAAAAAGTTTGCGCGCATGGTCGCAACGGCAAAGTAGGTTGTAGCGCTTGCATTGATGTCTGCTCAACGGGTGCAATTGGTTCTCTGTTTAAGAATGGACAGGGTACAGTTGAGGTTAATCCCAACCTTTGTATGGGTTGCGGTGCTTGTTCCACCGTTTGCCCATCTGGAGCGATGCGCTATAACTATCCCAGCATACCTCATCAAGGCAAGGAATTAAAAACCCTAGCTACCGTGTTCAATGCGGAAGCGAAGAAGCTTAATCAGTCCCTAGCCCCAAGTTTGCTTCTGCACACCTTGAAGGCGGGTACACACATGATTGATGGCCTTGGCCGCTCTGCGCATGTGATGCCAAAGCAATATGAAGGCTTGCCATCTTTTGTAGTTCCTTACGGCATAGAACATATTGCCTCCACTGGCTTAGAGCTTTGGCTCGGAGCCTTGACATATGGTTTTGCCGAAGTGATCCTGTTATTGAGTGGCGATGAAGATCCTGCTTATCGTGCTGCTCTTGAAGAGCAGGCGCAGTTGGCCAATGCCATTCTGAAAGCATTTGGTTTTGATGATCGTATTCAATTGGTCATGGCAAATTCTGCAGATGAATTGCAAGTGGTATCTCAGGCAATGGGTGCTCTGCGTCAACGTGGCGCCTTAAATGCCATTTGTACTCCTGCTAGTTATGGCTTGTCTAATCAAAAACGAGAAACTTTAGAAGCGGCTTTAGAGCACCTACAAAAACAAGCAAAGACACCATTGCCTGAAGTGGGTGTGGCTCTTCCAAAGAATTCTTTATTAGGTGGCTTGGCAATTAATAAAGATGCCTGCACTTTATGCATGTCTTGTGTCGGCAGCTGCCCAGAGGGCGCCTTACTCGATAATCCTGATGAGCCCATACTGTCCTTCATTGAGAAGCAGTGCGTGCAATGCGGTATCTGCGCACAAACTTGCCCAGAGCATGCCCTGACCCTAGAGCCCCGTTTACTAACCGTTGAGCAGCGCAAGCAAAAGGTTGCACTCAATCAAACCCAGGCATTTCATTGCATTAGTTGCGGCAAACCCTTTGGTACAGCAAAGATGGTAGATCTGATGCTCACTAAGCTTGGTGCCCATGGTGCTTTTGCTGGGGCAGCGATGGATAGATTAAAGATGTGTGGCGATTGTCGAGTGGTAGATATGGTGAAGAAAGAAACATGA
- a CDS encoding molecular chaperone: MSEKENASTEVGDIGLPEDLARADLYGLIARFFHMPPDQELLNQIAATADQQDASDEAPLAKAWMNVVEVAKNNPAKAWHDEFDLNFISVGKPNVVLNGSFYMAGHLNERPLVNIRRALAEFGLESAEEVTETEDHISALCEVMRYLIAGDDVEISNLTNQRVFFNEHIRPWYDELCDAIEGIPEMHLYHPIAGLTREFLAIEGQGFDMI, encoded by the coding sequence ATGAGCGAAAAAGAGAATGCTTCAACCGAGGTGGGTGATATCGGTTTGCCAGAGGATTTAGCAAGAGCAGACCTTTATGGTTTGATCGCCAGATTTTTTCATATGCCACCAGATCAAGAGTTGCTCAATCAAATTGCCGCAACTGCAGATCAGCAAGACGCCAGTGATGAAGCTCCTCTGGCTAAAGCTTGGATGAATGTAGTTGAGGTAGCCAAGAACAACCCTGCTAAGGCTTGGCATGATGAGTTTGATCTCAACTTCATTAGTGTGGGTAAGCCTAATGTAGTTCTCAATGGTTCCTTTTATATGGCAGGCCACTTAAATGAGAGACCTTTGGTCAATATCCGCAGGGCTTTGGCAGAATTTGGGCTGGAGTCTGCTGAGGAGGTCACTGAAACCGAAGACCATATTTCTGCCCTTTGTGAGGTGATGCGCTACCTAATTGCTGGGGATGATGTTGAGATATCAAACCTTACAAATCAAAGGGTTTTTTTCAATGAGCATATTCGCCCTTGGTATGACGAGTTGTGCGATGCCATCGAGGGTATTCCAGAGATGCATCTCTATCACCCAATCGCAGGGCTGACCCGAGAATTCCTAGCTATTGAGGGTCAAGGCTTTGACATGATCTGA